From Solibacillus sp. FSL W7-1464:
TAGATGCGTTAGTAAATCATAACTCGGAAGAAACAGGTATAGATATTCCACCAAAAGGACAGCATTTTTTTGGGACAGCAACAGTAGGAGAACGTGGCCAAATTGTCATTCCGAAAAAAGCCCGTGAAATTTTCCGAATTAACCCAGGTGATTCAGTCGTTATTATAGGGGATGAGGAACGGGGGTTGGCGTTAGCACCTGAAAAAATGATTAAACAGTTTTTAAATATGGCGAAAAATTATCAAAAAGAGGAGGAATAAATGAATGAGTGCTGCAATTGAACTTCAAGGTTTATCAAAAAGCTTTAAAGAAAAAGTTGCCGTTTCTCCGATGACACTTACGATTAACCAAGGGGAACTATTCGGACTCCTTGGAGTAAATGGTGCTGGAAAAACGACGGTTATCAATATGTTAAGCGGCCTTGCCAAACCAACTTCAGGAGATGCACTTGTTCTTGGGCATTCCCTTAGTAAGGAGTTGCCAAGTATTCGGAGATTACTCGCTGTCTCACCTCAGGAAACGTCCATTGCACCAAATTTATCTGTGCGCGAAAATTTATTATTAATGGCACGCATTCACGGCTTTTCGAAGGAGAAGTCCATTGAAAAAACGGATGCTTTAATTAGCCAGTTTTCACTACAGCCTTACGAACATCAACGTGGTAAAAAATTATCCGGCGGTTGGCAACGAAAGTTAAGTATTGCAATGGCTCTCATTGCAGATCCTCGAATTTTATTTTTAGATGAACCTACTTTGGGGTTAGATATCATTAGCCGTCGTGAGCTATGGGCAATGATAAATAAACTGAGAGAGACGACGACAATTGTACTTACCACCCACTATTTAGAAGAAGCAGAAAACTTGTGTGATCGTATTTGTATTATGAAGGACGGAGAAATAAAGGCACTTGGCAAAGTAGACGAGCTCCTTACAACAGCAAGTAAAGAAAACTTTGAGGATGCATTTGTGCATTTCGTAACAGGAGGCAAATTATAATGAGGGCTTATGTCTTTGCTGGACGTTGTACGAAAGAAATTGTACGCGACCCGATTTCATTATTTTTTGGTATAGCCTTTCCCATCATTTTACTGTTGCTATTAACTGCGATTAATCGCAATGTTCCAGAAGCACTTTTTAATATTGAACATTTAACACCTGGCATCGCAGTATTTAGCCTTTCTTTTATTGCTTTATTTGCAGCACAAACGTTAGCGAAAGACCGTTCTAGTTCCTATTTAATAAGATTGCTAACGACTCCTATGAGAGCAAGTGATTTCATTATTGGTTATACGCTTCCTTTAGGGATAATTGTTTTGCTTCAAAGTATTACGTGTTTTATAACTGCTTACTTTTTAGGTTTGGAGCTATCTTTCAACCATGTATTTGCATTTATTGCCTTACTCATTACATCTACTATTTTCATAGGAATCGGACTGTTATGCGGCTCCTTATTTAGCGAAAAGGCAGCTGTCGGCTTATGTGGCGCTTTGTTAACGAACGTAACCGCCCTATTATCTGGCGCATGGTTCGATGTATCGTTAATTGGGGGAACCATTGAAAAAGTCGCTTATGCGCTACCATTCGTCCACGCTGTTGATTTAGTTCGAGCAATTGTAGCAGAAGACTTTAGCGCAATGTTTCCCCATTTATATGTTGTGGTAATTTATGCAGCGGTCCTTTTTAGTCTTTCGATTTTTATTTTCAAATATAAAATTCAGCAAAATTGAATTACGGTGAACCGTATCATAAGTAAATGCGGTTTTAAAAAAGCTTAAAGAACACGAATGATTCATGTTCTTTAAGCTTTTTTGTTAGATGCTGACGGTAAGATTTAGTGGTTGTAAAATTGTTTCTGCGACTCTTCTTTTGAGATTTTTTTGGAAGCATAGTGCTGCACTTCATTATCACCTACACATACACTGTATGCTGCTTTTTCGAATAAACATTGGTCATTGCTATCATTTCCAAAAGCAATAAACTCATGGATGTTTAGTTTTTCAAGACCCGTTACTTTATTAATACGTAATGGACTGATATCAATCGCATCTTCTTGTTTGTAAGTTGTTATCAAAACAGGTAAGTGTTCAAGGTGAGTAATGACCTGTTGAGTAGGATTAAATATGACTAATTTGCAGATTTTCTCAAGCTCTGTCATAGCTAAATTTCTAGCGGACGTTTGGTTAATATTTTTATAAATAGGATGTTCAAAGCTACCAGTGAATGCATAATCCCATTCGCCATCAGCTAAATATGTAAGCACAACAAAAAGACATTTAAATCGTATATTGAAAAAATGGAGTGAAGAAGCAGCCATTATTCGTAATGGAGATACGCTTCAAATTTTAAATTGGGAAAAGATGAAGCAATATTCAAATGATGTAAGATTTGAATGATATTTAAAACCGCACTTAGTGTCATTACGGAGAAGCGTACCATAAATAAGTGCAGTAAGGTGATAGGACTTAACAATCGGGCGCATTTCATGAATAAGAAAATGCTTTATTCAATTATAGGGGCCATATTGTGGAGGGAAAAATGTATATTTATATATAATGCAATCGGGATTATGAAGAATTACATTTGACCTAATGCAAAAGTATTTCGAAATAAATTGTGGAATAATTTCTTTAAATATAATACCTTAATAACTAGATTATTCGCTTAAAGAAAAATATTAATAGATAAAAAATTCATTATAAAGGATTGAAGCAACATGGAATTACGCCAGTTAGAGTATTTTTTAGTGCTTAGTAAAGAACTACATTTTACAAAAGCAGCCGAAAAGATAGGAATCTCACAACCCACTTTAAGCCAACAAATTAAGGTTCTAGAAAAAGAGATAGGGTATTCACTATTTAACCGTGTTGGCAAGAAAATTGAGCTTACGAAGGTAGGGGCAATTGTCCAACAAGAAGCACTGAATATTCAAGATTCTATCCAAAATATATCTTCACAAATTGTAGCATTTTCGAAAGTAGAAATAGGAGAATTGAAGATTGCTGTATTACCAGGAGAAATGACAGATCTAATATCCACAGTATGTATTAAATTTAATAAGTTATATCCGAATATTAAAGTTCTTATTGAAACTACAGATCAAGTAGAAAAAATTGTTTTAGAAAATCAAGCGGATTTTGGAATTGGTTTTCAATTTGATAAGTCTGATTTATTACAGGGAATAAGGTTATATAATGAAGAGTTTTATCTGATTAGTAATCAAAGTAACAATGAACAAAATGTTTCGTTCTCTTCTATTTTTAATGAACCCCTTATTTTATTTTCTAATTCACATCAATGTAGAAAATTATTAAATAAGACTAGCTTCGGAATTGGCAAGAAATTAGAGCCTATTATTGAAACGTCGAGCATTACATCCATTTTAAATCTCGTAAGAAGTGGAGTTGGTCGCAGTGTTGTCTCACGCACTCTATATGAGTTTTATGATAAAAACGACTTATTTTTCCA
This genomic window contains:
- a CDS encoding HAD hydrolase family protein; translated protein: MLTYLADGEWDYAFTGSFEHPIYKNINQTSARNLAMTELEKICKLVIFNPTQQVITHLEHLPVLITTYKQEDAIDISPLRINKVTGLEKLNIHEFIAFGNDSNDQCLFEKAAYSVCVGDNEVQHYASKKISKEESQKQFYNH
- a CDS encoding ABC transporter ATP-binding protein, producing MSAAIELQGLSKSFKEKVAVSPMTLTINQGELFGLLGVNGAGKTTVINMLSGLAKPTSGDALVLGHSLSKELPSIRRLLAVSPQETSIAPNLSVRENLLLMARIHGFSKEKSIEKTDALISQFSLQPYEHQRGKKLSGGWQRKLSIAMALIADPRILFLDEPTLGLDIISRRELWAMINKLRETTTIVLTTHYLEEAENLCDRICIMKDGEIKALGKVDELLTTASKENFEDAFVHFVTGGKL
- a CDS encoding helix-turn-helix domain-containing protein, producing the protein MINLNLSSLRKRRNLTQEQLAQELNVSRQVIAKWEKGESTPDLHHSMNIANFFGVTLDALVNHNSEETGIDIPPKGQHFFGTATVGERGQIVIPKKAREIFRINPGDSVVIIGDEERGLALAPEKMIKQFLNMAKNYQKEEE
- a CDS encoding ABC transporter permease, with protein sequence MRAYVFAGRCTKEIVRDPISLFFGIAFPIILLLLLTAINRNVPEALFNIEHLTPGIAVFSLSFIALFAAQTLAKDRSSSYLIRLLTTPMRASDFIIGYTLPLGIIVLLQSITCFITAYFLGLELSFNHVFAFIALLITSTIFIGIGLLCGSLFSEKAAVGLCGALLTNVTALLSGAWFDVSLIGGTIEKVAYALPFVHAVDLVRAIVAEDFSAMFPHLYVVVIYAAVLFSLSIFIFKYKIQQN
- a CDS encoding LysR family transcriptional regulator, with translation MELRQLEYFLVLSKELHFTKAAEKIGISQPTLSQQIKVLEKEIGYSLFNRVGKKIELTKVGAIVQQEALNIQDSIQNISSQIVAFSKVEIGELKIAVLPGEMTDLISTVCIKFNKLYPNIKVLIETTDQVEKIVLENQADFGIGFQFDKSDLLQGIRLYNEEFYLISNQSNNEQNVSFSSIFNEPLILFSNSHQCRKLLNKTSFGIGKKLEPIIETSSITSILNLVRSGVGRSVVSRTLYEFYDKNDLFFQRIENPTLTRPVNLMIKKNCFINYAAREYMKLLLEEIEELHFHTGKDALNYLNDLAL